The following are from one region of the Alicyclobacillus fastidiosus genome:
- a CDS encoding molybdopterin molybdotransferase MoeA, producing the protein MRTICTYDEAYAIALSLAAPRRQTHQDVWTDGGMPSILADSVRSLVDLPPFHRAMMDGFAVHKDDLESTEELLIIDDIHAGEQPATSVSPGTVVEIRTGAPVPPDTSAVVRKEWVEWTSETSIRLLRQVAPGESIQVQGEDTVAGNVLLERGAVVDGQTRTVLRAAGIRQIPVFAPVRAAIVSTGSELVTNTVSTLGAGQVYAASDAFLQSSLRQLGVVVADVTYVDDDPARIEHAISRYIDKVDYILVTGGASVGDTDYATSVIRKISGTSSLPIERVWMRPGSPFLGARAGSTTIFGMSGNPAACFVQFHVLALPAIRTSLGMDTSLFSDLAVLAQPIRLKPVKHVRFHRATASLSGSEFCVLPQAGQSSGLVTGLASVNAIIRLDKQVYERGEQVRVLITNTANGRLL; encoded by the coding sequence GTGAGGACTATTTGCACGTACGACGAAGCGTACGCTATCGCCTTGTCCTTAGCCGCCCCTCGACGCCAAACTCACCAGGATGTCTGGACCGATGGCGGTATGCCGAGTATTCTAGCGGATTCGGTTCGCTCACTCGTCGACCTACCGCCCTTCCATCGCGCCATGATGGACGGATTTGCGGTGCACAAGGACGACCTGGAGAGCACAGAGGAATTGCTCATCATCGACGATATTCACGCGGGTGAGCAGCCAGCGACCAGCGTCAGTCCAGGGACTGTGGTGGAGATCCGAACAGGAGCGCCTGTGCCTCCCGACACTTCTGCGGTGGTTCGCAAAGAGTGGGTGGAATGGACGTCGGAAACGTCCATCCGACTATTGCGTCAAGTGGCTCCAGGAGAGTCGATTCAAGTGCAGGGCGAGGACACGGTGGCGGGTAATGTGCTGCTCGAGCGAGGCGCGGTGGTGGACGGCCAGACAAGAACGGTATTGCGCGCCGCTGGCATCCGACAGATCCCCGTGTTCGCACCTGTGCGTGCGGCAATTGTCAGCACAGGCAGCGAACTGGTGACGAACACCGTGTCGACCTTGGGCGCAGGCCAGGTATACGCAGCAAGCGACGCGTTTTTGCAATCGTCCTTGCGGCAGCTCGGCGTCGTAGTGGCAGATGTGACATACGTCGATGACGACCCGGCGCGCATCGAACACGCCATCTCGAGGTATATCGACAAGGTCGACTATATTCTCGTTACGGGCGGTGCGTCGGTCGGAGACACAGACTACGCGACCTCCGTCATCCGAAAGATAAGCGGTACATCGTCTCTGCCGATCGAGCGCGTGTGGATGCGGCCAGGTTCTCCTTTTCTAGGAGCGCGGGCAGGTTCCACCACAATCTTCGGAATGTCGGGTAATCCGGCCGCTTGTTTCGTTCAATTTCACGTGCTCGCGCTCCCTGCTATCCGCACATCACTCGGAATGGACACATCCTTGTTTTCAGATCTCGCCGTCCTCGCACAGCCTATCCGACTGAAGCCTGTAAAACACGTGCGCTTTCACAGGGCCACAGCCAGCCTCTCTGGCTCCGAGTTTTGTGTCCTCCCGCAAGCGGGCCAGTCGTCCGGACTCGTCACTGGCCTGGCCAGCGTCAACGCCATCATCCGCTTGGACAAGCAGGTGTACGAGCGAGGGGAACAAGTCCGCGTCCTCATCACCAATACGGCGAACGGGCGCCTGCTTTAG
- a CDS encoding aldo/keto reductase family protein, translating into MEYRRLGKSGLKVSEIALGSWLTYGTVTEKEQAIACVKQAYDLGINHFDCANVYGARPHAAEEVMQEALKPYARDSYVITTKAFWPVGDGPNDRGLSRKHIVSQVEQSLKSLGVDYVDIFYFHRYDAETDLEESLRALDDLISQGKVLYGGLSEWSADRIAAGVHLQKELGLHKFAASQPVYNMLERYIEPAIIPICEEAGIGQVVFSPLAQGVLTGKYRKGSAAPEGSRAATPGVNRFLEGSLTEEVLDKVEQLSAIATKAELSLPQLALAWILRQPNVASALIGASRPEQVVENAKAAGVKLNDDILDDIEAVLA; encoded by the coding sequence ATGGAGTATCGCAGACTTGGCAAGAGTGGTCTTAAAGTTTCGGAAATTGCACTAGGCAGTTGGCTTACATACGGTACAGTCACCGAGAAGGAACAGGCGATTGCCTGTGTGAAACAAGCTTACGATCTCGGTATCAACCACTTCGACTGCGCCAACGTGTACGGCGCTCGCCCGCACGCCGCGGAAGAGGTCATGCAAGAGGCCCTGAAGCCGTACGCGCGTGACAGCTACGTCATCACGACGAAGGCGTTCTGGCCAGTCGGCGACGGCCCGAACGACAGAGGCCTCAGCCGCAAGCACATCGTGTCGCAAGTGGAGCAGAGTCTCAAGTCGCTTGGCGTCGACTACGTCGACATCTTCTATTTCCATCGCTACGACGCGGAGACCGATCTCGAGGAGAGCCTTCGTGCTCTAGACGATCTCATCTCGCAAGGCAAGGTCCTCTACGGGGGACTCAGCGAGTGGTCGGCGGATCGAATTGCTGCAGGGGTCCATCTCCAAAAGGAGCTTGGCTTGCACAAGTTCGCGGCTAGCCAGCCCGTATACAACATGCTTGAACGGTACATCGAACCTGCCATCATCCCCATCTGTGAAGAAGCGGGCATTGGGCAAGTGGTCTTCTCGCCACTCGCACAGGGCGTGCTGACAGGAAAATATCGCAAGGGGTCTGCAGCTCCTGAAGGTTCGCGCGCGGCTACGCCAGGTGTTAACCGCTTCCTCGAGGGATCGCTCACGGAAGAAGTGCTCGACAAGGTGGAACAGCTGTCGGCGATTGCGACGAAGGCGGAACTGAGCCTGCCTCAACTCGCACTCGCGTGGATTCTTCGCCAACCAAACGTCGCGAGCGCGCTCATCGGTGCGAGCCGCCCAGAACAAGTGGTAGAAAACGCAAAGGCTGCCGGCGTGAAGTTGAACGACGACATCCTCGACGACATTGAGGCCGTGTTGGCGTAA
- a CDS encoding 3-hydroxyacyl-CoA dehydrogenase NAD-binding domain-containing protein has translation MEVTSIGVVGAGLMGRGIAQVAAMKGYDVYLYDVDPAVVDNALFQIGQRLASEARKARISQDESELAIRRIRACTDLSDFVGVHLVIEAVPEKMEHKQAVFRRLSSICSPRTIFATNTSGLSITEMASVTDRPESFLGMHFFHPVPVMKLVEIIRGSETEEEAVDAAKTVCERLGKRVIEVGESPLFVVNRILVPMLNEAIFALQEGLATPEDIDTGMMLGANHPIGPLALADMVGLDTLLDTSLTLLSETGDTKYRPPQLLRQMVRAGKLGRKSGVGFYDYRD, from the coding sequence ATGGAAGTTACTTCAATCGGAGTTGTGGGCGCTGGGTTGATGGGCCGCGGAATTGCGCAGGTCGCTGCCATGAAGGGGTATGACGTCTACTTGTACGACGTAGACCCTGCAGTAGTCGACAACGCGCTATTCCAGATCGGTCAACGCCTGGCATCAGAGGCCCGCAAAGCGCGGATCTCACAAGATGAAAGCGAATTGGCGATCCGGCGCATTCGAGCGTGCACGGACTTATCTGATTTCGTCGGTGTTCATTTGGTCATCGAAGCGGTCCCGGAAAAGATGGAGCACAAACAGGCGGTGTTTCGAAGACTGAGCTCGATTTGCTCGCCGCGTACCATCTTTGCGACCAATACTTCAGGGTTGTCCATCACGGAGATGGCAAGTGTGACGGACAGGCCCGAGTCGTTTCTCGGCATGCACTTCTTTCATCCGGTGCCCGTCATGAAGCTGGTCGAAATCATCCGCGGGAGCGAAACGGAAGAGGAGGCGGTCGACGCCGCCAAGACGGTGTGTGAACGACTTGGGAAACGCGTGATTGAAGTCGGTGAGTCACCTCTTTTTGTCGTCAACCGGATTTTGGTTCCGATGCTCAACGAAGCCATCTTCGCACTTCAAGAGGGCCTTGCTACTCCGGAGGACATCGATACAGGGATGATGCTCGGAGCCAATCATCCCATTGGTCCGCTTGCACTTGCGGACATGGTGGGGCTGGACACGCTGCTCGACACGTCGCTGACGCTCTTGTCTGAGACAGGCGATACGAAGTACCGCCCGCCTCAGTTGCTGCGGCAAATGGTGCGCGCCGGAAAACTAGGGCGCAAGTCGGGTGTTGGATTTTACGATTACCGCGATTGA
- a CDS encoding YheC/YheD family protein, with protein sequence MQKRKPEMGKWLLYQFFRRNAEIARYLPETRKYTHDVLKTMLQRYRMVYVKPVAGSQGKGIMKVWYDGDKGVFVQHTIRARRRFSDVASALRHIDGLRGGKMYIVQRGIHLAQIDGRPIDIRVMMQREKPGGAWRYSGMLAKVAGGGSVVTNTALSGGRVMDVDKALMTALNWNRVRALRTVKRLEQLGHVWARHFDSYQRYRELGFDVAIDRGGRIWLLEQNTAPSHALFARNKQNLAPYRRIQYRWGVFQHALKANKRA encoded by the coding sequence ATGCAAAAGCGGAAGCCCGAAATGGGGAAATGGCTGTTGTACCAATTCTTTCGGCGAAACGCCGAGATCGCGCGTTACTTGCCTGAGACGAGGAAGTATACGCACGATGTGCTAAAAACGATGCTACAGCGCTATAGAATGGTCTACGTGAAGCCTGTCGCCGGAAGTCAGGGAAAAGGTATTATGAAGGTCTGGTACGACGGTGATAAGGGCGTTTTCGTCCAACACACCATTCGCGCCCGGCGGCGCTTTTCCGATGTGGCCAGTGCCCTGCGACACATCGACGGCCTGCGCGGTGGAAAGATGTATATCGTCCAACGAGGTATTCACCTTGCGCAAATTGATGGTCGACCCATCGATATTCGCGTCATGATGCAACGGGAGAAACCAGGGGGGGCGTGGAGATATTCGGGTATGCTTGCAAAAGTCGCTGGAGGCGGCAGCGTGGTCACCAATACCGCGCTTAGCGGCGGGCGAGTGATGGATGTCGACAAGGCCTTGATGACGGCGTTGAACTGGAATCGTGTGCGGGCTCTGCGGACGGTCAAGCGACTCGAGCAGTTGGGCCACGTATGGGCCCGACATTTCGATAGCTATCAGCGATATCGAGAGCTTGGCTTTGATGTCGCGATCGATCGCGGCGGACGCATCTGGCTCCTCGAACAGAATACAGCACCGAGCCACGCTCTGTTCGCACGCAATAAACAGAATCTCGCCCCCTATCGGCGCATCCAGTACCGGTGGGGCGTCTTTCAACACGCGCTCAAAGCGAACAAGCGGGCCTAA
- a CDS encoding DUF4097 family beta strand repeat-containing protein, protein MHERLKILELVAEGKLTAEQADLLLEALTDKTKGKSDAKATWDKAAGDLKGIGSQLSSVIAQSMTELRRGLETNLSNLSFGDHIAASVERAFSPNMKALRVETTTGRIRVERWSGPHIRMYVQADVRADEQDKARELLEQAIQVTELGQEVDLRFLHRVDGARVAGGRIDLYVPDHLQHLVIHSRNGDIFVHRAEVQTVELDTTNGQIHVHHAKAEVVRATSQNGSIQLHDAVQTSTNELYAESKNGTIQLRGLQSDRAVRGKALSGGGTVQVTHPDLDVVYDSEHRPNSCTFRLKQEPEETSSFISVYLETKNGRISVQQ, encoded by the coding sequence ATGCACGAGCGATTAAAAATTCTCGAACTAGTTGCCGAAGGAAAACTCACTGCTGAACAAGCGGATTTATTACTTGAGGCGCTTACCGACAAAACCAAAGGAAAATCGGATGCGAAGGCGACCTGGGACAAGGCGGCTGGCGACCTGAAGGGTATCGGGTCACAATTGTCGAGCGTGATTGCCCAAAGTATGACCGAATTGCGCCGCGGACTTGAGACCAACCTCTCCAATCTGTCGTTTGGAGACCACATCGCCGCGTCCGTGGAACGAGCGTTCTCACCCAACATGAAGGCGCTGCGCGTCGAGACCACCACCGGGCGAATCCGCGTCGAGCGCTGGTCGGGCCCTCACATCCGAATGTACGTGCAGGCCGACGTCCGCGCCGATGAGCAAGACAAGGCGCGAGAACTGCTCGAGCAGGCTATCCAGGTGACAGAACTGGGGCAAGAAGTGGATCTGCGCTTCCTTCATCGCGTCGACGGTGCGCGCGTGGCAGGCGGCCGGATCGACCTCTACGTGCCCGATCACCTGCAACACCTCGTCATTCACTCCCGCAATGGCGACATCTTCGTCCATCGCGCCGAGGTCCAAACCGTAGAACTAGATACGACCAACGGGCAGATTCACGTGCACCACGCCAAAGCGGAAGTCGTCAGGGCAACGTCGCAAAACGGATCGATTCAGCTGCATGACGCGGTGCAAACCAGTACGAATGAACTTTACGCGGAGTCGAAAAACGGGACGATTCAACTTCGGGGGCTGCAAAGCGACAGAGCCGTTCGCGGGAAAGCATTGTCCGGTGGGGGGACGGTTCAGGTAACGCACCCGGACCTCGACGTCGTGTACGACTCGGAGCACCGTCCGAATTCGTGTACATTTCGTCTCAAACAAGAGCCGGAGGAGACTTCATCGTTCATCTCTGTATATCTGGAGACAAAAAACGGAAGAATTAGCGTACAGCAGTGA
- the galU gene encoding UTP--glucose-1-phosphate uridylyltransferase GalU: MKVRKAVIPAAGFGTRMLPATKAVPKEMLPILNKPCIQYIVEEAVYAGIEEILIITGRAKKAIEDHFDRSPELELHLEQSRKANMLTEVKAISDLVDIHYTRQKTPLGLGHAILCAKSFVGQEPFAVLLGDDIIQSSSPVTQQLMQHYDEGDRALLGIQPVPQKDVSKYGIIEPAKTDATSELIHVERVVEKPQESEAPSNLAVLGRYILPPSIFDALEETPLGHGGELQLTDAIQQLAALGLVDGYRFEGVRHDIGNLEGWLRANLSFGLAEPKLADSIRNWLSDEHFKNQLAAL, from the coding sequence ATGAAAGTACGCAAGGCGGTCATCCCGGCTGCCGGGTTTGGCACGCGCATGCTGCCAGCCACCAAAGCTGTTCCAAAGGAAATGCTGCCAATCCTCAACAAGCCGTGTATTCAGTACATCGTAGAAGAAGCGGTGTACGCGGGAATTGAGGAGATTCTGATTATCACCGGTCGTGCAAAAAAGGCAATTGAAGATCATTTTGACCGATCCCCGGAACTTGAACTTCATTTGGAGCAGAGTCGCAAGGCGAACATGCTCACAGAAGTGAAAGCCATTTCGGATTTGGTGGACATTCACTATACCCGTCAAAAGACGCCGCTGGGACTCGGACATGCCATTCTTTGTGCGAAATCGTTTGTCGGACAAGAACCATTCGCGGTATTGCTCGGAGACGACATCATCCAGTCGAGCTCACCGGTCACTCAACAGCTGATGCAGCATTACGACGAAGGCGATAGGGCGCTTCTCGGCATCCAGCCGGTTCCCCAAAAAGACGTTTCAAAGTACGGCATCATAGAGCCCGCGAAAACGGATGCGACCTCAGAGCTGATCCACGTCGAGCGCGTGGTTGAGAAACCACAGGAAAGTGAGGCGCCATCCAACTTGGCCGTACTCGGGCGCTACATTCTTCCTCCTTCGATTTTCGACGCTTTGGAAGAGACGCCACTCGGGCACGGCGGGGAACTGCAACTGACGGACGCCATTCAACAATTGGCAGCGCTCGGCCTCGTCGATGGCTATCGATTCGAAGGGGTTCGGCACGACATCGGAAATCTAGAGGGTTGGTTGCGTGCAAATCTCTCGTTCGGCCTCGCCGAACCGAAGCTAGCGGATTCCATTCGCAACTGGCTGTCCGACGAACACTTTAAAAACCAGTTGGCTGCGCTATAA
- a CDS encoding DUF2089 domain-containing protein — protein MANIPLRCPACESAMQVTELQCPVCDTRVQGHFSVSPILHLPVSQLAFVEVFLKCRGNIREVERELGVSYPTVRARLDEVVQSLGYAPSKSDEPSAGLDAILQFENGELSFEETLEKLRKG, from the coding sequence GTGGCAAACATTCCGCTGCGCTGTCCAGCTTGCGAGTCTGCGATGCAGGTGACTGAACTACAGTGTCCTGTCTGTGACACCCGCGTTCAGGGTCACTTTTCCGTGAGCCCAATTCTCCACTTGCCCGTCTCACAGCTTGCGTTTGTCGAGGTGTTTTTGAAGTGTCGCGGGAACATTCGCGAAGTCGAGCGGGAGCTCGGCGTCTCCTACCCAACGGTACGCGCCCGTCTCGACGAAGTCGTGCAAAGCCTCGGTTATGCGCCGTCTAAGTCGGATGAGCCGTCTGCCGGCCTGGACGCGATTCTACAATTTGAGAACGGTGAACTCAGTTTTGAAGAGACACTCGAAAAACTGCGAAAGGGTTGA
- a CDS encoding peptidylprolyl isomerase: MAEQKQYKHEPEMQLTEGARYEAIVHTGLGEFTIELLANEAPRTVNNFVFLARDGYFNDVIFHRVIREFMIQGGDPTGTGRGGPGYRFKDELPPALPYEPGVVAMANAGPNTNGSQFFICTGDMSRNLNQQPNYSVFGKVKAGMETVMAIASEPVQRSAMGEPSQPVNPVHIQSIEIVEYNA, from the coding sequence ATGGCAGAACAGAAGCAGTACAAACACGAACCAGAGATGCAACTGACCGAGGGAGCTCGGTACGAAGCGATTGTACATACGGGGCTCGGCGAGTTTACGATTGAACTCCTGGCGAACGAAGCGCCGAGAACGGTCAATAACTTTGTCTTTCTCGCACGCGACGGATACTTTAACGATGTCATTTTCCACCGCGTCATTCGCGAGTTTATGATTCAGGGCGGAGATCCGACGGGCACCGGACGAGGTGGTCCAGGGTACAGGTTTAAAGACGAATTGCCCCCTGCGCTGCCCTACGAACCAGGCGTCGTCGCGATGGCCAATGCGGGGCCGAACACGAACGGATCGCAATTTTTCATCTGCACTGGCGACATGAGTCGAAATCTGAATCAGCAGCCAAACTACTCGGTGTTTGGCAAAGTGAAGGCGGGCATGGAGACGGTCATGGCGATTGCGTCCGAACCGGTTCAGCGCAGTGCCATGGGCGAACCAAGCCAGCCGGTCAATCCTGTTCACATCCAATCTATCGAGATCGTGGAATACAACGCCTAG
- a CDS encoding SDR family oxidoreductase, translating to MLARTAFVTSAGKGLGHAMVLALSRAGWNVSFTYGDSEEEAKRLEAQITGAGGAALALHCDLFDRASVLQAVSAAKQRFQSIDALVHNFGPFVFERKPLADYDEDMWQRMMHGNLTNFFWLYTEMVHDMRSRRFGRFVTVGYDGAGEARGWRFRAAYAAAKAGLAALTRSVAREERTFGITANMVCPGDIRGTDKMKMFDDVTGQVTDEGLRPAVGEDIARAVAWLCHADSQEVNGTVLEITGAREILARDTLGGTNRAGDRD from the coding sequence GTGTTAGCGAGAACGGCTTTTGTCACGTCCGCTGGAAAAGGACTCGGGCACGCGATGGTGCTCGCCCTCTCGAGAGCTGGGTGGAACGTCTCGTTTACCTATGGCGACAGTGAGGAAGAGGCCAAGCGCCTAGAAGCACAGATCACGGGCGCGGGGGGCGCTGCGCTGGCGCTTCACTGCGACCTGTTCGATCGCGCTTCCGTCCTGCAGGCGGTCAGTGCTGCGAAGCAGCGGTTTCAGTCCATCGATGCACTCGTTCACAACTTCGGTCCGTTTGTCTTCGAGCGCAAGCCGCTGGCCGACTACGACGAAGATATGTGGCAGCGTATGATGCACGGGAATCTCACCAATTTCTTTTGGCTGTACACCGAGATGGTTCACGACATGCGTTCGCGCCGCTTCGGCCGCTTTGTGACGGTGGGCTACGATGGCGCTGGCGAGGCTCGCGGATGGCGGTTTCGAGCTGCGTACGCGGCAGCCAAGGCGGGGTTGGCGGCCTTGACGAGATCCGTCGCACGGGAAGAGCGAACGTTTGGCATCACGGCTAACATGGTGTGTCCTGGGGATATTCGGGGCACAGATAAGATGAAGATGTTCGACGACGTGACTGGTCAGGTGACAGATGAAGGCCTTCGTCCGGCAGTCGGTGAAGATATCGCGCGGGCGGTCGCTTGGCTGTGCCATGCGGACAGTCAAGAAGTCAACGGAACGGTGCTGGAAATTACAGGGGCTCGCGAGATCCTGGCTCGCGATACGCTTGGAGGGACCAATCGGGCGGGGGACAGGGACTAG